In one Roseburia intestinalis L1-82 genomic region, the following are encoded:
- a CDS encoding TRAP transporter substrate-binding protein, with the protein MKNCKKKILCGFLAGAVLFASGCGNKDTQDQAKVQRYAWPLGSSSPEDTVTQIYAEKFAEEVERLSGGMMLISVYPNSVLGGDRELLESCKEGDIPFVVQNTAPQVTFMPDVAVFDMPAVFETIDEVREHVDNPDFLSMMQQVYGDAGYVLLGYADQGFRVMTTNRNVQSISDFKGQKIRTMENSYHMAYWKALGASPTPMTFSEVYIGLQQGTIDAQENPYEVIVSNKLYEQQDYVVETNHLPHLISLIVSDEFFEGLTGEQQEIIREAAETAKEYAREQSDERIASRIQTIEESGTQIISLNDEMHEQIRELCKPVYESIEKNVSEDLVDAYLGDMKGVIE; encoded by the coding sequence TTGAAGAATTGTAAGAAAAAGATATTATGCGGTTTCCTTGCAGGGGCAGTACTTTTTGCAAGTGGCTGCGGGAATAAAGATACACAGGATCAGGCAAAAGTGCAGCGTTATGCGTGGCCGCTTGGAAGTTCAAGCCCGGAGGATACGGTCACACAGATCTATGCAGAAAAATTTGCAGAGGAAGTGGAGCGTTTGAGCGGCGGGATGATGCTGATTTCTGTTTATCCAAACAGTGTACTTGGCGGAGACAGAGAGTTGTTAGAGTCCTGTAAAGAGGGTGATATCCCGTTTGTGGTACAAAATACGGCACCGCAGGTGACTTTTATGCCGGATGTTGCAGTATTTGATATGCCGGCAGTGTTTGAAACGATCGACGAAGTGCGGGAACATGTGGATAACCCGGATTTCCTTTCCATGATGCAGCAGGTATACGGGGATGCCGGATATGTCCTTTTAGGATATGCCGACCAGGGATTCCGTGTGATGACCACAAACCGCAATGTGCAGTCAATCTCTGATTTTAAGGGACAGAAGATCCGTACCATGGAAAATTCCTATCACATGGCATATTGGAAAGCGCTTGGTGCCAGCCCGACACCGATGACATTTTCCGAGGTGTATATCGGACTGCAGCAGGGAACCATCGATGCGCAGGAAAATCCGTATGAGGTCATTGTTTCTAATAAATTATATGAGCAGCAGGATTATGTCGTGGAGACAAACCATCTGCCGCATCTGATCTCACTGATCGTCAGTGATGAGTTTTTTGAAGGACTGACCGGCGAGCAGCAGGAAATCATCAGAGAGGCTGCGGAGACAGCGAAAGAATATGCGAGAGAGCAGTCGGATGAGCGTATCGCATCCCGTATCCAGACAATCGAGGAAAGCGGTACACAGATTATTTCATTGAATGATGAAATGCATGAACAGATCAGAGAACTCTGCAAGCCGGTATATGAGTCAATTGAAAAAAATGTATCAGAGGATCTGGTCGATGCATATCTTGGCGATATGAAAGGTGTGATCGAGTAG
- a CDS encoding alanyl-tRNA editing protein gives MTEKLYDQDAYAVEFDAKVISCEAYQEKKESGYHVILDRTLFFPEEGGQSPDKGTIDGIEVTDVQIKKDVITHSLKEPLAVGETVHGIIDWTHRFNNMQQHSGEHIFSGIVHSRFGYDNVGFHLSDNIVTMDFNGVLTADEVREVETAANEVIVKNLPVEITYPSKEELKTLDYRSKIEIEGQVRIVTIPGVDVCACCAPHVKKTGEIGMLNVQSLSNYKGGVRISILSGFRALEEERKKSQVISSISGTLSANQELLPELVEKLKQSNQDLKYKLAQAKQKLVEQKMKEIPADQENVLLFETDLDTPVMRNAINGLVETHAGICGIFVEKEEGGYNFIIGSKTKDCREIATLLREKTGARGGGSAAMIQGSVSAEEKDLRELLA, from the coding sequence ATGACAGAAAAATTATACGACCAGGATGCATATGCGGTGGAGTTTGATGCAAAGGTTATATCCTGTGAAGCATACCAGGAGAAGAAGGAGAGCGGTTATCATGTGATTTTGGACCGTACACTTTTCTTCCCGGAAGAGGGCGGACAGAGTCCGGATAAAGGGACGATAGATGGCATCGAAGTGACGGATGTGCAGATCAAAAAAGATGTGATCACACACAGCTTAAAAGAACCGCTTGCCGTTGGGGAGACCGTACACGGGATCATTGACTGGACACACCGTTTTAATAATATGCAGCAGCATTCCGGAGAACATATTTTTTCCGGGATTGTACACAGCAGATTTGGATATGACAATGTCGGGTTTCATCTGAGCGACAATATCGTCACGATGGATTTTAACGGTGTTTTAACTGCGGATGAGGTACGTGAAGTTGAGACGGCAGCCAACGAAGTGATCGTGAAAAATCTTCCGGTCGAGATTACCTATCCGTCAAAAGAAGAATTGAAAACACTTGATTACCGCAGCAAGATCGAAATCGAAGGACAGGTGCGCATTGTGACAATCCCTGGTGTGGATGTGTGTGCATGCTGTGCACCACATGTGAAGAAAACCGGTGAGATCGGCATGCTCAACGTACAGAGTCTTTCTAATTATAAAGGTGGTGTCAGAATCAGTATCTTGAGTGGGTTCCGTGCACTGGAGGAAGAACGGAAAAAATCACAGGTAATTTCTTCTATCTCAGGTACACTTTCCGCCAATCAGGAGTTACTGCCAGAACTTGTGGAAAAATTAAAACAGTCCAACCAGGATCTGAAATATAAGCTGGCGCAGGCAAAGCAAAAGCTGGTGGAGCAGAAGATGAAAGAGATCCCGGCGGATCAGGAAAATGTACTTTTATTTGAAACGGATCTGGATACTCCGGTCATGCGTAACGCCATCAATGGACTTGTGGAAACGCATGCCGGGATCTGCGGCATTTTTGTGGAAAAAGAAGAGGGCGGTTATAATTTTATTATAGGAAGTAAAACAAAAGACTGCAGAGAGATCGCCACACTGCTGCGTGAAAAAACAGGTGCAAGAGGTGGCGGAAGTGCTGCAATGATCCAGGGGTCTGTAAGTGCAGAGGAGAAGGATTTAAGAGAATTGCTTGCGTAA
- a CDS encoding LiaF transmembrane domain-containing protein, which translates to MKKKNIAWGLFFIFLAAVYLVISSTGMELGVGLPGIFMTVLFVWLFVEGIKDVNFYSIVFAIAFICILYRKPLGLEKLGLTSWTILGAALLLSIGLSMIFKDVRRKNWKTKTINWDEQMSMPNGEQCSGEHIRCENNFGSAIRYINSEHFCDAQLENNFGSMSVYFDNAIIAGEAASVEVENNFGETNLYIPKEWKVQNELKRSFGAVEEIGRGEGSSVATLYLRGAANFGVIKIYYI; encoded by the coding sequence ATGAAAAAGAAAAATATTGCATGGGGATTATTTTTTATATTTCTTGCGGCAGTGTATCTGGTGATCAGCAGTACAGGGATGGAACTGGGTGTTGGTTTGCCCGGTATTTTTATGACGGTCCTGTTTGTCTGGCTGTTTGTTGAGGGGATAAAAGATGTTAATTTTTATTCGATTGTATTTGCAATAGCCTTTATCTGCATTCTTTACAGAAAACCTCTTGGGCTGGAAAAATTAGGACTGACAAGCTGGACGATACTTGGTGCGGCATTGCTTTTAAGTATCGGTCTGTCTATGATCTTTAAAGATGTACGAAGAAAAAACTGGAAAACAAAAACCATAAACTGGGATGAACAAATGAGTATGCCAAACGGTGAGCAGTGCAGCGGTGAACACATCCGCTGCGAAAATAATTTTGGCTCTGCCATCCGTTATATCAATTCGGAGCATTTCTGCGATGCACAGCTTGAAAATAACTTTGGAAGTATGAGCGTTTATTTTGACAATGCCATAATCGCAGGGGAAGCGGCGTCGGTCGAAGTGGAAAATAACTTTGGGGAGACAAATCTCTATATACCAAAAGAATGGAAAGTGCAGAATGAACTGAAGCGTTCCTTTGGAGCAGTGGAGGAAATAGGACGCGGCGAAGGCAGCAGCGTTGCAACACTGTATCTGCGAGGGGCAGCAAATTTTGGAGTAATCAAAATTTATTATATCTGA
- a CDS encoding uracil-xanthine permease family protein, with the protein MNQNNEPIRDASVLGIPKMLLLGLQHMFAMFGATILVPILVNSYFGEDVLHVQVTLICAGIGTLFFHFCTKFKVPAFLGSSFAFLGGYATIASMDSGVFAEMSNADKLSYACGGVVVAGLLYLILALIIKLVGVKKVMRFLPPVVTGPIIICIGLSLAGSAVNNASKNWLLALIALAVIIIFNIWGKGMFKIIPILMGVIISYCAALIFNALGMTNADGSAILDFSNIAAASWIGVPAFSICKFNISAILVMAPIALATMMEHIGDISAISATVNQNFIEDPGLHRTLIGDGLATALSALFGGPANTTYGENTGVLELSRVHDPKVIRLAACYAILLSFIPKMAEVIGSMPSAIIGGVSFMLYGMISAIGVRNVVENHVDFTKSRNLIIAGVIFVCGLGFSDGLTFTVAGTSVTLTSLAIAAIAGIFLNAILPGNDYHFGKDPKIDANRGLDMIPNLHEDTSYADDEE; encoded by the coding sequence ATGAATCAAAACAATGAACCAATCCGTGATGCCTCAGTTCTTGGCATTCCAAAGATGCTGCTGCTCGGTCTGCAGCACATGTTTGCCATGTTCGGCGCAACAATTCTTGTCCCGATCCTGGTAAACAGTTATTTTGGGGAGGATGTCCTGCATGTTCAGGTTACCCTGATCTGCGCCGGTATCGGCACACTGTTTTTCCATTTTTGCACCAAATTTAAAGTTCCGGCTTTTCTCGGTTCTTCGTTCGCATTTTTAGGCGGATATGCCACGATCGCTTCCATGGATTCAGGTGTATTTGCTGAGATGTCGAATGCAGACAAACTGTCCTATGCCTGCGGCGGTGTTGTTGTTGCCGGACTTTTATACCTGATCTTAGCACTGATCATCAAGCTTGTCGGTGTCAAAAAGGTTATGCGTTTCCTGCCGCCGGTCGTTACCGGTCCGATCATCATCTGTATCGGTTTAAGTCTTGCAGGTTCTGCGGTAAACAACGCTTCTAAGAACTGGCTTTTAGCACTGATCGCCCTTGCAGTCATCATCATCTTTAATATCTGGGGAAAGGGCATGTTCAAAATTATCCCTATCCTGATGGGTGTTATCATTTCCTACTGTGCCGCTCTTATCTTTAATGCACTTGGTATGACAAATGCGGACGGTTCTGCAATCCTTGATTTTTCAAATATCGCAGCAGCTTCCTGGATTGGTGTTCCTGCATTTTCCATCTGCAAATTCAATATCTCTGCCATCCTTGTCATGGCTCCGATCGCACTTGCAACCATGATGGAACACATTGGAGATATCTCCGCGATCTCTGCGACTGTAAATCAGAACTTTATCGAGGATCCGGGACTGCACCGCACATTAATCGGAGACGGACTTGCAACTGCACTCTCCGCACTCTTCGGTGGTCCTGCTAACACAACCTACGGTGAAAATACCGGTGTTCTGGAATTAAGCCGTGTTCACGATCCGAAAGTGATCCGGTTAGCAGCATGTTATGCGATTCTCTTAAGCTTCATTCCAAAAATGGCTGAAGTGATCGGTTCTATGCCATCTGCGATCATCGGTGGTGTCAGCTTTATGCTCTACGGTATGATCTCTGCGATCGGTGTCCGGAATGTTGTAGAGAACCATGTTGATTTTACAAAATCCAGAAACCTTATCATTGCCGGTGTGATTTTCGTGTGTGGTCTTGGTTTTTCGGACGGTCTTACTTTTACCGTTGCCGGAACTTCTGTCACACTCACTTCCCTTGCCATCGCTGCAATCGCAGGTATCTTTTTAAATGCGATCCTGCCGGGAAATGATTACCACTTTGGAAAAGATCCGAAGATCGATGCAAACCGCGGTCTTGACATGATCCCGAATCTGCACGAAGATACCAGTTATGCAGATGATGAGGAATAA
- a CDS encoding Mrp/NBP35 family ATP-binding protein: MAENSSCSSASSCSRESCEGCPSKAKGGNGIAKEPMNPSSNVKKVIGVVSGKGGVGKSFVTASLACAMKQAGYKVGIMDADITGPSIPKMLGVHGQVVGTEEGMIPLEAENGIKVMSVNLLLDNEEDPVIWRGPVIAGVVKQFWNETVWGDVDYLFVDMPPGTGDVPLTVFQSLPVDGIVIVTSPQELVQMIVKKAYNMAEMMHVPVLGLIENFSYLKCPDCGKEIKLFGESHIEDVAAELTLPVFGKIPLDPAFAEKADEGKFYETENPYLQTAVRALSAMSRIM; encoded by the coding sequence ATGGCAGAGAATAGTAGTTGCAGCAGCGCATCAAGCTGCAGCAGGGAGAGCTGTGAGGGCTGTCCGAGCAAGGCAAAAGGTGGAAACGGAATCGCAAAAGAGCCGATGAATCCATCTTCGAATGTAAAGAAAGTAATTGGCGTTGTCAGTGGAAAAGGCGGTGTAGGAAAGTCTTTCGTGACTGCATCACTTGCATGCGCCATGAAACAGGCTGGTTATAAAGTGGGAATCATGGACGCGGATATCACAGGACCGTCCATCCCGAAAATGCTCGGTGTACATGGTCAGGTTGTCGGTACCGAGGAGGGAATGATCCCGTTAGAAGCAGAAAACGGTATCAAAGTAATGTCTGTCAATCTGCTTTTGGACAATGAGGAAGATCCGGTTATCTGGAGAGGACCTGTGATCGCAGGTGTGGTAAAACAGTTCTGGAATGAGACCGTATGGGGAGATGTTGATTATTTATTTGTCGATATGCCGCCAGGAACAGGTGACGTACCACTTACGGTATTCCAGTCACTTCCGGTCGACGGTATCGTGATCGTTACCTCTCCGCAGGAACTGGTACAGATGATCGTTAAAAAAGCATACAATATGGCAGAGATGATGCACGTTCCGGTACTTGGACTGATCGAGAATTTCAGCTATTTAAAATGTCCGGACTGCGGAAAAGAGATCAAATTATTCGGCGAGAGCCATATCGAGGATGTCGCAGCGGAATTGACACTTCCGGTATTCGGAAAGATTCCGTTAGATCCTGCATTTGCAGAAAAAGCAGACGAAGGAAAATTCTATGAGACAGAAAATCCTTATCTGCAGACCGCTGTCAGAGCACTTTCCGCAATGAGCCGCATTATGTAA
- the mtnA gene encoding S-methyl-5-thioribose-1-phosphate isomerase translates to MQQKKENDNIMNYDTVRLDDENNAIIIIDQTKLPGSIELIALKTAEEIWDAIYLLRVRGAPAIGVAAAFGIYLLAKQSSASDYDTFHEEFVKQKEYLDSARPTAVNLSWALNRMQGVLEAHAGEDVSKIKGYLKAEAVEIWQEDIRVCKKIGEYGLTLVKPGDGILTHCNAGQLATSKYGTATAPIYLGEEKGYHFKVFADETRPLLQGARLTAFELQSSGVDVTLICDNMSATVMKNGWVNAVFVGCDRVAANGDTANKIGTSVVAAVAKYYNVPVYICAPTSTIDLNTRTGADIHIEQRPAEEVTEMWYKERMAPEGVKVFNPAFDVTDHELIAGIVTEYGIARAPYTESLQEIFKKREQESGR, encoded by the coding sequence ATGCAGCAAAAGAAAGAAAATGACAATATCATGAATTATGATACGGTGCGCCTGGATGATGAAAATAATGCGATCATTATCATTGACCAGACAAAGCTGCCGGGAAGCATAGAACTGATTGCATTAAAGACAGCGGAAGAGATCTGGGATGCCATTTACCTGCTCAGGGTAAGAGGTGCTCCGGCAATCGGAGTTGCAGCGGCATTTGGAATCTATCTTCTGGCAAAACAGAGCAGTGCATCAGATTATGATACTTTTCATGAAGAGTTTGTAAAACAAAAAGAGTATTTAGATTCTGCAAGACCGACGGCGGTCAATTTAAGCTGGGCATTAAACCGGATGCAGGGTGTCTTAGAGGCACATGCCGGTGAAGATGTGTCAAAGATCAAAGGATACCTCAAAGCGGAGGCAGTTGAGATCTGGCAGGAGGATATCCGTGTCTGCAAGAAGATCGGAGAGTATGGTCTGACGTTGGTGAAACCGGGAGACGGTATCCTGACACACTGCAATGCAGGTCAGCTTGCCACCAGCAAATATGGCACAGCGACAGCCCCGATCTATCTTGGAGAAGAGAAGGGCTATCATTTTAAAGTATTTGCAGATGAGACAAGGCCGCTGTTACAGGGAGCCAGGCTGACGGCATTTGAACTGCAGTCCTCAGGAGTGGATGTCACATTGATCTGTGATAATATGTCTGCAACCGTCATGAAAAACGGCTGGGTCAATGCGGTATTTGTCGGCTGTGACCGTGTGGCGGCAAACGGTGATACGGCAAACAAGATCGGAACCTCCGTGGTTGCTGCGGTGGCAAAATATTATAACGTCCCGGTTTATATCTGTGCGCCGACCTCAACGATTGATCTGAACACCAGGACGGGAGCTGATATTCACATTGAACAGCGTCCGGCGGAGGAAGTGACCGAGATGTGGTACAAAGAGCGCATGGCACCGGAGGGCGTCAAAGTGTTCAACCCGGCATTCGATGTGACAGATCATGAATTGATCGCGGGCATCGTCACAGAATACGGAATTGCAAGAGCACCGTATACGGAGTCACTGCAGGAGATATTTAAAAAGCGGGAACAGGAATCAGGCAGATAA
- a CDS encoding serine hydrolase domain-containing protein, which produces MKELSQKLERLIETAVEKEEIAGANIVVIRDGQEMAFAADGYADIEAGKKYERDTIARLYSMTKPVTSAAAMLLMERGLLDPGAFVEEFLPGFHNAIVASGGKLVPTVRPVRICDLLNMTSGLMYGGDVTSVCSMETEKLFDRIKEHLYLEDAMTTQEVANRLGLIPLQFQPGESFQYGTSADVLGAVIEVISGKTFGEFLKEEFFEPLDMEDTAFYVPENKQERLAKVYQRTEQGLELYTENHLGIMNAMEQVPAFESGGAGLVSTLDDYAKFAAMLLQEGSYQGKQILKPQTVHYMTNGSLMSWQQEVLDQCWEGIRGYTYANLLRIQKEPGKSPMFTSIGEYGWDGWLGAYFCNSPKDRLTMLLTMQLKDAGTTSLTRRLKNVIWSELCGGRRE; this is translated from the coding sequence ATGAAGGAATTAAGTCAGAAGTTAGAACGGCTGATAGAGACAGCAGTGGAAAAAGAAGAGATTGCCGGAGCAAATATTGTGGTGATCCGGGATGGACAGGAAATGGCATTTGCAGCCGACGGTTATGCAGACATTGAAGCTGGTAAAAAATACGAACGGGATACGATTGCAAGGCTGTATTCCATGACAAAACCGGTCACGTCTGCGGCTGCCATGCTTTTGATGGAACGCGGGCTGCTTGATCCAGGAGCTTTCGTGGAAGAATTTTTGCCGGGATTTCACAATGCGATCGTGGCATCAGGCGGAAAACTTGTGCCGACGGTCCGGCCGGTGAGGATCTGTGATCTGCTTAACATGACATCCGGTCTGATGTACGGCGGGGATGTCACAAGTGTCTGCTCCATGGAGACGGAAAAGCTCTTTGACAGGATCAAAGAACACTTATATCTGGAGGATGCGATGACAACGCAGGAGGTTGCAAACCGTCTTGGATTGATACCGCTTCAGTTCCAGCCGGGAGAGAGTTTCCAGTATGGAACCTCTGCAGATGTGCTTGGGGCGGTTATTGAGGTCATCAGCGGAAAAACTTTTGGCGAATTTCTGAAAGAAGAATTTTTTGAACCACTTGACATGGAAGATACTGCATTTTATGTACCAGAGAACAAACAGGAGCGCCTTGCAAAAGTATACCAGAGGACGGAACAGGGATTAGAACTTTATACGGAAAATCATCTTGGTATCATGAATGCGATGGAACAGGTACCGGCGTTTGAATCTGGCGGTGCAGGACTGGTCTCTACACTGGACGATTACGCAAAGTTTGCAGCCATGTTACTGCAGGAAGGTTCTTATCAGGGAAAACAGATCTTAAAACCGCAGACAGTACATTACATGACAAACGGCTCGCTCATGTCATGGCAGCAGGAAGTGTTAGACCAGTGCTGGGAGGGTATCCGCGGATATACCTATGCAAACCTTTTGAGAATCCAGAAAGAGCCGGGAAAATCTCCGATGTTTACTTCCATAGGAGAATACGGCTGGGATGGCTGGCTTGGGGCATATTTCTGCAACAGCCCGAAAGACCGGCTTACGATGCTTCTTACCATGCAGCTTAAGGATGCGGGAACAACATCGCTGACGAGACGCTTAAAGAATGTGATTTGGAGTGAACTTTGCGGAGGAAGACGGGAATGA
- a CDS encoding LytTR family DNA-binding domain-containing protein, producing the protein MKIKIEMDEQAEEEVIIRCRGMTEQIAAIQRAVSEAAGAVQKIVLYKGNTEYYLPMNDILFFETADHGVAAHTGNDMYEAGYKLYELEEILPGFFMRVSKSTILNTSHIFSINRNLTASSVVAFENTHKKVYVSRYYYKPLISKLEERRLHQ; encoded by the coding sequence ATGAAAATTAAAATCGAAATGGATGAACAGGCGGAGGAAGAAGTCATTATCCGCTGCCGTGGAATGACAGAACAGATTGCAGCCATTCAGAGAGCAGTCAGTGAGGCAGCCGGGGCAGTCCAGAAGATCGTCCTCTACAAAGGAAATACCGAGTATTATCTTCCGATGAATGATATTTTGTTCTTTGAGACAGCGGATCATGGAGTGGCGGCACACACCGGAAATGATATGTATGAGGCCGGATACAAGCTGTATGAATTAGAGGAAATACTTCCGGGATTTTTTATGAGGGTGTCAAAATCGACGATCTTAAATACTTCTCATATTTTTTCCATTAATCGGAACCTGACGGCATCAAGTGTCGTGGCATTTGAGAACACGCACAAAAAGGTGTATGTCTCTAGATATTATTACAAACCGTTAATCAGCAAATTAGAAGAAAGAAGGTTACATCAATGA
- a CDS encoding shikimate kinase, translating to MDKIEAIREKIGECDDIIIEQLAVRMSYIQEIISYKKATGIPILQPEQEKKQTDALKNKLGDNEFEEEILDIFKYIMKNSRRIQAKSLFDYNIFLIGFMGAGKSTIAGELKDKLEMDRVEMDQMIVEKQGMSISEIFDEYGEAYFRNLESNTLIELQKRKQTIVSCGGGVVMREENTDHMKKNGRVVLLTAKPETIYERVKDSDERPILNNNMNVEFISGLMDKRKDRYEAVADITVATDGKNVTQICEEIISKLIALDNAKEAEA from the coding sequence ATGGATAAGATAGAAGCGATCCGTGAGAAAATTGGAGAATGTGATGATATCATCATCGAACAGCTTGCAGTTCGAATGTCATATATACAGGAAATTATTTCTTATAAGAAAGCAACCGGTATTCCAATCTTACAGCCGGAACAGGAGAAGAAACAGACCGACGCATTAAAGAACAAACTCGGTGACAATGAGTTCGAGGAAGAGATCCTTGATATTTTCAAATATATCATGAAAAACAGCCGCCGTATCCAGGCAAAGAGTCTGTTTGACTACAACATCTTCCTGATTGGATTCATGGGAGCCGGAAAGAGTACGATCGCCGGAGAACTGAAAGATAAACTTGAGATGGACCGCGTGGAGATGGACCAGATGATCGTAGAAAAACAGGGCATGTCCATTTCTGAGATCTTTGACGAATACGGTGAGGCATACTTCCGTAACTTAGAGAGCAACACCTTAATCGAGCTGCAGAAAAGAAAACAGACGATCGTTTCCTGTGGTGGTGGTGTCGTCATGAGAGAAGAAAACACCGATCACATGAAAAAGAATGGACGTGTCGTATTACTCACCGCAAAACCGGAAACTATCTACGAGCGTGTCAAAGACAGCGACGAGCGCCCGATCTTAAACAATAACATGAACGTTGAATTCATCAGTGGTCTTATGGATAAACGAAAAGACCGTTATGAAGCAGTCGCGGACATCACCGTTGCCACAGATGGAAAAAACGTCACCCAGATCTGCGAGGAGATCATCTCCAAACTGATCGCACTGGATAATGCGAAAGAAGCAGAAGCATAG